A single Tissierellales bacterium DNA region contains:
- the hypB gene encoding hydrogenase nickel incorporation protein HypB: MKTFKVLEIKESVFEDNNRQAELLRNKLKENKTFLLNLMSSPGSGKTTTVLKTIEALKDEMNIGVLEADIDSDVDASTVAETGTKVIQLHTGGMCHLDADMTAQGIDGLGIENIDFAILENVGNLVCPAEFDTGASKNAMILSVPEGDDKPLKYPLMFSKVDVLLINKIDTIDYFDFDLEAVKERARKLNPDIKIIPISAKTGEGIDEWANWLRSEIKDWKA, encoded by the coding sequence ATGAAAACCTTTAAGGTATTAGAAATTAAGGAAAGCGTTTTTGAAGACAATAATCGTCAAGCAGAGCTTTTAAGAAATAAGTTAAAAGAGAATAAAACTTTTTTATTAAACTTAATGTCCTCCCCTGGTTCAGGTAAGACAACTACAGTTTTAAAAACTATTGAAGCTCTAAAAGATGAGATGAACATAGGAGTTTTAGAGGCAGATATAGACTCAGATGTTGATGCCAGTACCGTTGCTGAAACTGGTACAAAAGTTATTCAATTACACACAGGAGGAATGTGCCATTTAGATGCTGATATGACAGCACAAGGAATTGATGGACTAGGAATAGAAAATATTGATTTTGCTATTTTAGAGAATGTAGGCAACTTAGTCTGCCCAGCAGAATTTGATACTGGGGCATCTAAAAATGCCATGATTTTAAGTGTACCAGAAGGAGATGACAAACCTTTAAAATATCCTTTAATGTTTTCAAAAGTAGATGTTTTATTAATTAATAAAATTGATACAATAGATTATTTTGATTTTGATTTAGAAGCTGTTAAAGAAAGAGCAAGAAAATTAAATCCAGATATTAAAATAATCCCTATTTCTGCAAAAACAGGAGAGGGTATTGATGAATGGGCAAATTGGCTACGCTCTGAAATCAAGGACTGGAAGGCATAA